One Numenius arquata chromosome 13, bNumArq3.hap1.1, whole genome shotgun sequence genomic region harbors:
- the TRAPPC2L gene encoding trafficking protein particle complex subunit 2-like protein, which translates to MAVCIAVIAKENYPLYIRSVPTENELKFHYTVHTSLDVVDEKISAMGKALVDQRELYLGLLYPTEDYKVYGYVTNSKVKFVMVVDSSNTALRDNEIRSMFRKLHNSYTDIMCNPFYNPGDRIHSRAFDNTVNSMMMQVC; encoded by the exons ATGGCGGTGTGCATCGCCGTGATCGCCAAGGAG AACTATCCCCTGTACATCCGGAGCGTTCCAACTGAGAATGAGCTGAAGTTTCACTACACCGTGCACACCTCCCTCGATGTTGTGGATGAAAAGATCTCTGCGATGGGCAAGGCTCTGGTAGATCAGAGGGAACTGTACCTAGGGCTTCTCTACCCCACTGAAGACTACAAGGT ATACGGCTACGTGACAAATTCGAAGGTGAAGTTTGTTATGGTGGTGGATTCTTCAAACACAGCACTTCGAGACAATGAGATCCGCAGT ATGTTCCGAAAGCTGCATAATTCATATACGGACATAATGTGTAACCCTTTTTATAACCCTGGGGACCGTATCCATTCCAG GGCTTTTGATAATACGGTGAACTCCATGATGATGCAGGTGTGCTGA